In Leptotrichia buccalis C-1013-b, the genomic window TTTTAAAAACAATATTGCAGCCCCGATAATTTCTATTGTAAAAACTGTTATCAAAACTTTTTTTACAAATTTTTGTATTTCAAATGTCGTATTAGCATTTATATCTTCCTGTATCAGCTTTTTTGTAAAATATCCCATTTTTTTAGAAATCATCATTACAACTATTGCTGAAAATGTGATAATTCCTATTCCGCCAAGCTGAATTAATATCATAATAACTGTTTTTCCAAATAAATTATAGACTTTGCTCACATCATTTACTGTAAGCCCTGTTACACAGACAGCCGATGTTGCAGTAAACATACCCTCAAGCAAATTTGTCTTTTGTCCATTTTCTGTTGCAATTGGTAAAGAAAGTAAAAAGCCGCCTATTAATATAATTATTATAAATGACGCTAATATTATTATATATGGTGATATTTCCTTTTGTTTCTTTAACATCAGAATCGCCTAACTTTCTTTTTTAAAAACTTTTTTCGATTTCCAATTTTTAATTTTTTAAATAACCCAGAAATCAAATTCTTCAATCATATTTTCATATGTTTTGTCTTTTGCCAGTAAATTTGTAAATTCCCTAAAATCTTCGCCAGTTTTTCTTAGATATTCATCATTTCCAACCAGTTCTTCAATTTTATCTCCTATTCTTTTCCATGCCTTATTAAGCTCAGGTATGACTTTTAGCCCTTCTTCTGTTATCTTAGTAAAAGAATTCTTTCCTGATTTTTCTCTTTCTACATATCCTTTTGAAACTAATTTATCTACAAACCTTGTAACTGTTGATGGAGCTATTGCTAAAGCTTCTGATATTTGATTTACTGTGAGACCATTCTTTTCTTCTTTTAATATAATCATTAAAAAAGCATGAGTTGGATAAATACCCAGATTTTCAAATGATTCTTCTGCTATTTTGTTAACCATTCTAAACATTTTTGAAATCGTAAAATAAATACACTTTTGAATTTCTATCGTTCCTTTGCTATTCATAAATTTTTTTACTCCTTTATTTTTTATTTATTTATTTTTTACTATATATTTTTCCCAACAGAATACCCATGTTAATTTAATAATAATATACACAGGAATCGCAATAAATGCACCGCTGATTCCAAATAATGCCCCTCCAATCAAAACTACCAGAAGTGTTGTAATTGGATGCATTTCCACTGATTTTCCTGTAAGCCATGGTTTTACAATGTTCGCTTCTATTGTCTGAACAATTGTAATTAAGACCACTATCAAAATTACCAGCTTGAATGATTTTGTAAAAGCATACAGTATTGCTGGAATCAATCCAATAAATGGTCCTATAAACGGAATTACATTTCCAAATCCTACTATTACTGAAAAAAGCATACTGTAGTCCATTTTCAGAAAATAAAAAATTATAAATGATATAATTCCTACAATCATACTGTCTAACGCAGTTACTAGAATATATTTTCCAATAGTTTCATCCATATTTTTTATTAAAATAATCAAATCTTCTCTTCCAATATTTCTAAAAAAACGTTTGACTCCATTTTCAATATTATCATAACTGAAAATTAACATTATTGTAAAAATAGGTGTCATAAATAACAGACTGAATGTACTGCTTATTAAGGAAAAACTTGAACCTAAAACTTTTATGGCATTTGATATAATTATATCTTTAGAACTCATAAGAGAACTTCGTAAATCAATATTGTTACTTTCTAAAAATCCAAAAAAGTTATTTTGCAGTTTATCCTGATTTTTTAAAAGGAAATCTATAAGACTGGAAACTTGTTTTGTAATAATTGGTACAATTGTTAAGATTATATATAGGAAAATTATGAAAAATACTGATAAAACCAGTAAAATCGCAAATGTCCTATTTAATTTTATTTTTTTCTTTCCTTTATGTTTATTATCTGTTTCAAAGCCAGCAACTTCCTTTTTTTCACTTATCATGTCTATAAATGGCATAAGACAATATACTATTACAAATGACAAGATAAACGGGAAAATCGTACTTATTACCAGTCTTATCGGTTTTGCAAAATAATCATAAACTTTGAAAAACAGCAATATCGCCAGAAGTACCAATACTGCTATAATTAAAAGATTTCTTAACTTCAGAAAATTTTTTTCATCATAAAATTTCATTTAATTTTTTATCCTTCCGTTTTTATCCAAATGATTTTTCACTTTTCCTATTAAATACAATATCAATCGGACATCCTTCAAATCCGAAATATTCCCTTAATTTATTTTCAATGTATCTTTGATAAGAAAAATGTATAAGTTCTGGATTGTTTGCAAAAAATACGAATTTTGGTGGTGCCTGACTTACCTGTGTAGCATAATTTATTTTTACAGCTCTTCCTTTTCTTGTAGGCACTGGATTCTGTGCTATCATTTCAGCTAAGATCTGATTTAACAATCCTGTTGTTATTTTTTTGTGATATTCTTCGTTAATAAATTTAGCTTGCTCCAGAATATTTAATGTTCTTTTCCCTGTCAATGCTGAAATTGTAACAATTGGCGCATAATCCAGAAATGCCAAGTCAGCTTTTACAAGCTCAGTAAACTCTTTCACACTATTGTTATTTTTTTCAATCAAATCCCATTTATTAACTGCAATAATAATGGGCTTTCTCTCCTCATAAATCATTCCTGCAATTCTTTTGTCCTGATCTGTCAAAAGCTCTGTCGCATCAAGCATCAGCACACAGACATCAGCCCTTTTTATCGCTTTCATTGCCCGAAGTATGCTGTAATATTCGATATCATCTTCCACTTTGGATTTTCTACGAATTCCAGCTGTATCAATTAAAGTATAAGTTTCTCCATTGTATCTAAGGCTTGAATCAATTGAATCTCTTGTAGTTCCCGCAATATCACTTACAATCGAACGTTCTTCATTCAAAAGTTTATTTACAAGCGAAGATTTACCAGCATTTGGTCTACCAAGAATCGCAATATTAAGTCCATCTTCAATTTGTTTTATTTTTTTATCTTCAAACTTTTCAATTACTGCGTCCAGTAAATCTCCCAAATTTGTCTTATGTTCCCCAGAAATTCCGATAACTTCCTCAAATCCTAATCCATAAAACTCAAAAATATTTTCCTGATCACGCAGATAATTGTCAATTTTGTTTACAGCGACAACAACTTTCTTATCCTGTCTTCTAAGTACTGTTGCCACATCTTCGTCAAGTCCAGTAATTCCAGCTTTTCCATCTACCAGAAATATAATCACATCCGCCTCGTCAATTGCAACTTGTGCCTGCTGCTTAATTTTCCCCATCATAAAATCTTCTGTCCTAGGCTCAAGACCTCCAGTATCCACCAGAATAAATTCCTTTCCTGACCATTCTATTTCACGATATAGCCTGTCTCTTGTAACTCCAGGCTCATCTTTTACGATGGATAGCCTATCTCCCACCAACTTATTAAATAACGTTGATTTTCCCACATTAGGTCTGCCAACAATTGCTACAGTGTGTTTCATTTTTCCTCCATTTTATTATATATATTTTATGTCTTAATAATTCTCAAAAACAATATTATATTTATTTTATCATATTTTTGGCATTTTTATTAGTTTTTTTTAACGAAAAGAAAAACTTTTAGAAATTATTCGGAATCTTTTTTTATTGAACTAATGGAATTAAGTGTCTTTAAAGTTTGTATACACACTTTGATTTTATAACATTAATCTGATAAAACTAAATAAATATACAATTTTGCTATATATTTTATACTATTTCCCGTTTAAATAGCGAATGTTTAATAAATTTTGAATTACATACATTTAGTAAGGAATTAAAACTTTTTGTCCTTAACATAGTTTCTATTTTATAATGGGATTTAGTATTAATTTTATTTTTCACTATTCAGTTAGTAAAAAACTGCACCTCCAATCTTTATCCCAGATTTTCAGGTACAGTAAATTAATTAAAAATAATTTTATTTTTTGAAAAATAATTCAATAACTCTCAAAATACAAAAAGTAATTCCGCTAGCAATAACAGGCCCTGCCGCAATTCCTTTGAAAAACACAACTCCCATTATTGTTCCAATTACTAGAGCGACTGTAATTTCAGGCTGCCCCGAGAGTAATCCTACTCCTTTTGAAGAAAGGATGGAAACAGAAATTCCACTTATAATCGCAACCCATCCAATCGGAGATTTAAAGGCATTTAATAAATGAGAAAAACCAATTTCTCCTGTAGCAATAGGAATTAAAATAGCAACTGTGATTACTAAAACACCCCAATTTATACCTTCTTTTCTAAATTGAATCATAAAATTTTGAATATCAATTCCTTTTAATTTATAATTTTCTGTGATATTAAATAAAACTTTTAAAATTAACACAAAAATTGTTGCATAAACTATAGATTTATTCTGTGTAATTGCACCAACTAATAAAATTAGCCCTAAAAAAATAAAACTTTCCAAAATTTTTCCTTTCTATTTTTGTTATTTTATACTAAATTCCATTTAAAAAATAAAAATTATATTTTAATTATTTGATAACAAAAGACCAAGAATCCCTTGCTAAAAAAAATTTTAATAAATTCATTATTTACAATGGGAAAATAGTACTATTTAATTTGTTCTAAAATAAACGGATCCTTTATTTTAGTGTCTTCTGCAAATAAAATGATTTTACTCATAATTTCAGCTGTTTTGGGATCTTCATCAACAAATGGTAGAAATATCCTTCCTCTATGCTGAGAATGTATTGGAAGTACATTTATTTCAGCTCCTGCTCTCTGATGAACTACTCCACTTCCCAGATGAACTGTGTATTCTGCACGTTCGCCTTTTATTATAGCATGTTTTTCAGTAAATGTAATATTTTTAAGTTTAAATAATTTAAGATTAAACTCAACAATAGCTTTTCTCATTTCAACAGTCGAATGACTAGCTTCAGGATCAACACCGCCAACATGAGCTACACTTACAGCCAGATCCACATCTCTCATTACTTCTGTAAAGATTAAATCAGGAATATCATCTATAAGCATCGGTTTAAAGGTCTTTCTGTCGTAAAAACAAACCCATTCAAGTGTTGGAGCTTCAATATCAGATGGAGAAAACCAGTCTGCCATTGCATAAATTTTTGCTATAATATTATTTTTATAATAAATTTTTTGCAGCCCTTCTTCATAATCAGCAACCCATCTTCTATTTTTTAGTACAGCAACAGTTTTATTTGGCTGAATTTGATGTCCAGCATATCTTAATGAATTTTCCTTGCCTTTTTCATCCTGAGTTTTTATATAAATTTCTCTAAATATCTGTTTAAACGGCTGTTTTATCTGTTTTGTGAATAGGTCTTGCTGGTACTCGCTCCATTTTCCACTGTTATACAAATCAAGAGCATGAGCAATTTTTAACACTTGACTTTCTTCAAGTTCAAGAATTTCTCCATTTACAGTTACAAGAGTACCATCACTGTAGTAACCAAGATTGTTTTCAGATTTGAAAACGAGAGTGTCCAGCAATGGTGAAATTACAGGATTTTCCATTAGATTTTTTATTTCATAATTGTAGAATTCTGTACCGTCTTCCATTGCCTCTTCTAGCATTTTTTTAGAACGTCTATATTGTTCCTTCAAATTTTTATTAACTTCCTTAATTTCTTCAATATATTTATTTTTCTTTAGTTTTACTGGCATTGTTTTCAAAGTTTTTCCATTTTTTTCAAAAACTGTTTTAGTTTGTCCAAATTCATCAATTTTTATAAACACCGATATTTCGTCAATTATTTTTGGCTCAAAATATTTTTGCATTTCATTAATTAAAGCTGTTTCCATACTCCAAATTAAACGAATTACATCTGAATATCCAGCATTTCTTGATAAATTTTCAAGCGATATTTCAAAAGCCTTTGCCTCGCTTGCCCGACGCTGAGCTCCAAACTGCTTACTTTCTTTTAGAAATTTCTGCAAAAATTTGTACCTATGAAGTAAATCTTTGTCACGAGCCTTTTTTAATGGAATTAATGAATAGCTAGCAACCAAGTCTTTATTTCTCTTGTCTTGAATCTTTGTTTCAGTTTCCTTTAATTTTAACTTTCCTTGTACAGCGTCTGCAAACATTCTTGCCCGTGAATGCTTTGCTCCATCTGATACATATTTTGCCGCCTCATAAAGCATCTCAAATCGTTTTTTCCCCAATTCTTTATAAGCAGACTTGAACCAGTCAATATCAAAAGCTCCCACAGCCAAATCTTCAACTGAAATAGGAGTATATTTGGCAAATAGACTTTCCATATTTTTAGACACATCACTTATATGAGCATGAAAATAGTAACAGGCACTTTCCATTCCTTTCCAGCCTAAATATTTCTGAATAAGTGGTATCCAACGTGGTGCATACATTGCCACTTCTATAAGCCGCTGTTGACTAATTTTGCTTCCTTTTATTTTTTTAGCAAATAGTTCACTGGTATCTGTTTTATCAGGAATACTGTTTTTCAAAAGATGACTCAAATTTGATTTTTTGGAATCATCACTGTAATAATAGGAATAATAACCACCTCTTTCCAGCTTTTCATTACCCAGTGCCATCAAAATCTTGATAAGATTGTCAACACCTTTTACAATCGGTATCTGATGAATCGTATTTGAGTATTCCACAGGATTCTCCCCTCTTTTAAACTCTGAATCCAAAATGTAGTCAATTATTTTTTGCCCTTCTGTTCTAAAAAATTCCATAACTTTCTGTTCATCTTGATTTTTTTTAGAATCTTCATTATTATAAATAAAATTACACAAAGTTCTTATATTATCCTTTACGTTTCCGCGATTAAGTACTTCAATATAAAACTCGTCTTTTGTAATAATTCCTTTTGTTACAGCAAAAGCAAATTCATAAAGTGAAATGAGTTCGCCATTTAATTCTCCATTTTTCTTTTGTATATAATTGTACATTTTTTTATAAATTTCATATTTTAGGATAAACTGCTCACCAAATTCCTTCTCATTTGGATAATATCCCATATTATTTTTAGCCTCTCGAAAAATTAGGTTATTGTCAAAAATGCTTGAATACATTTCTTTGGCGTCATCTCTTCCCCAATGATTTTTCCCCTGCTTTGTCAAAATCTTGCTTTCATCCAAGTGATTGTAAACATAAGAAAATACAGTTTTTCCAAATTTATAACAATATTTTTTATTTTTTTCTTCATTTTTGTATTCATTTATAAGCAGATGTATAATTTGAGATATTTTTCCAACTGAATAATAATATCCTTTATTTACCTCAAAATGTTTTAAATCATTATTTTTTCTTTGCTCAAATATTATTTTTTCAATTAGGTTATTTGCACCAAATCCAAGCATTTCATTCGTATAGTTTAAATATTCCTTTGCTGAAAATCTTTCCTTTGTGAATAAATACAGCTGATATAGCGTTTTAAAATCCTTAATTTCTGTTTTGTAAAATTCCCGCCATACTTCCTCCAGTGGATAATCCTCTAATTTCTGATTTCCATAATCGTATTTTCTATCCGAAGAAAAAATAGGAGAAAATGTATTAGAAAGCAAAGCTTCTTCTCCATAAACAGTTTTGTACTCATAATTTTCGTATTTCACATACAAATCGTTTAATTTTTTTACAATTTCCAAAAGTTCATCAATAGACTTTGTAAATATTTTTTTTATATCTAATTTTTCCTCTAAAAATTCTTTATTTTCAAAATTTGGCTCATAATCAGTGTTATATTTAAGTGCCTCATTAACAGCTTTTTTCTCTTCCCTATTAATTTCATTAATTAAAACAATTTCACTTGAAGTAGGCTCTTTCACAAGGTTTACATACTTTTTCAATGTTTTCACATCGTCTTTTTTCTCATTTTTAGCCTTCAAAATCAAGTCAAATGCAGCGAGTCGTTTATTTACATCCTTTGTCTTTATAAGATTTTCAACACTTTCATAAAATGCCGTCTTTTTCTGCAAATAAAGTAAATTAATCAGATTTTTACGAACTTCTGAAGTTTTTAACTTTAGCATTCCTTCCATTTCTTTACAATATTTTTGGACTAAATTATGTTTTTTAGCTATTTCAAAGGCTTTATTAGTTACTGCACCGTCTTTTAAACTATCAATCACAAATTTTGCATGATTTTCATTCTCAAATTTTTGAGCAACAAGCTGTAGAATATCCTCTTTTGTATAATAATTAAGAAATTTTGCATAATCCAAAATTTTATCAATATATTCACCTTTCAAAAATAGCGATATTATAGCCATTTTATCAGCAATTGCCACTTTATACAAAGTAACTGAATACCATGGAAAAATACAAGGCGAAAAATCCTTTCTAACTTTTGTCATTTGTTTAACTAAATTTTCAAATATTCCAAAAAACTCTTTTGCCTCATCTTCATTTTCAAAAAAATCAGTCAATTTAACTTTTCCATTATTTATTCTCTGAAAAATTTGATAAGTATTTACATTTCCCACAAGATTCCCTGAATAACATGCATAAATTTCCAAATCATCGGGATTTTTCTGAATAACTTTTTTTGCAATTTTTTGAGATAATTTTGGATTTTGAATAATATCAAGGTAGTAGGAAGCAAGCAAAACAGTGTGGCGTTTTCCAGTATTTATAAGTTTTTCAATCGCTTTTACAGCCATCGAAACATCTTCTCTTCCTTTTTGCCAAAGCCCTAGCAAAACTTCCACATTGTCCTCACTTTTCAAAAGCTCATCAGCATATTTCGGATTTTCCACGAGTTTATTGATAATCTCAATTTCCTTTTTGCTAACTCTGTCTGCATACATTTCTCCAATTCCAGTCCATGTTGCCAAAGCTCTTTTTACTGATGAAAAACGTAATAAATCATTATCATAAACAATTTTAAACATATAATCAAAGTTTTCAGCAGTTCCACCATCCATCGTTTCGCATATAGCCTGTCGTAGCCCTTCCTGAAGCTTTGCAGCCAATAGTAATTTCCCAACTAATTCTACAAGCTCGCGATTATTTGACGAAAAAATTGCCCTAAAAGTTGTATAATCTAATACAAATGTATTGTTATCACTCAAAATCATTTCTTTCAAAAACTCAATAACTTCTTTATTGCTTCTATTAATTTCAGCTAAAAGATAAGATTCTGCGTCAATATTCCCATACTGTTTCGTATCATACTCTTTTTTCAAAATTTTCATAATATCCAATTCCAAAATATGGAATTCCACAAAACGTGTCAAAATATCCCACATATCCCGCAAATGATCTCTATAATTTGAACTTAGTATCATTTTTCTATAATATCCTTTTGTATAAGGAGTTTGTACAGTTTTTTCACAAACTTCAATAAAAAGTTCCCTAAAATACTTTCCTATCATCACATCCAAAGCAGGATAAATTTCTTTTGGAAAAATATCTTCAAGCCTAACATTTTTAACATTTTTAATTTTCTTTTTTATTTC contains:
- the der gene encoding ribosome biogenesis GTPase Der, which codes for MKHTVAIVGRPNVGKSTLFNKLVGDRLSIVKDEPGVTRDRLYREIEWSGKEFILVDTGGLEPRTEDFMMGKIKQQAQVAIDEADVIIFLVDGKAGITGLDEDVATVLRRQDKKVVVAVNKIDNYLRDQENIFEFYGLGFEEVIGISGEHKTNLGDLLDAVIEKFEDKKIKQIEDGLNIAILGRPNAGKSSLVNKLLNEERSIVSDIAGTTRDSIDSSLRYNGETYTLIDTAGIRRKSKVEDDIEYYSILRAMKAIKRADVCVLMLDATELLTDQDKRIAGMIYEERKPIIIAVNKWDLIEKNNNSVKEFTELVKADLAFLDYAPIVTISALTGKRTLNILEQAKFINEEYHKKITTGLLNQILAEMIAQNPVPTRKGRAVKINYATQVSQAPPKFVFFANNPELIHFSYQRYIENKLREYFGFEGCPIDIVFNRKSEKSFG
- a CDS encoding AI-2E family transporter; translated protein: MKFYDEKNFLKLRNLLIIAVLVLLAILLFFKVYDYFAKPIRLVISTIFPFILSFVIVYCLMPFIDMISEKKEVAGFETDNKHKGKKKIKLNRTFAILLVLSVFFIIFLYIILTIVPIITKQVSSLIDFLLKNQDKLQNNFFGFLESNNIDLRSSLMSSKDIIISNAIKVLGSSFSLISSTFSLLFMTPIFTIMLIFSYDNIENGVKRFFRNIGREDLIILIKNMDETIGKYILVTALDSMIVGIISFIIFYFLKMDYSMLFSVIVGFGNVIPFIGPFIGLIPAILYAFTKSFKLVILIVVLITIVQTIEANIVKPWLTGKSVEMHPITTLLVVLIGGALFGISGAFIAIPVYIIIKLTWVFCWEKYIVKNK
- a CDS encoding DUF441 domain-containing protein, which translates into the protein MESFIFLGLILLVGAITQNKSIVYATIFVLILKVLFNITENYKLKGIDIQNFMIQFRKEGINWGVLVITVAILIPIATGEIGFSHLLNAFKSPIGWVAIISGISVSILSSKGVGLLSGQPEITVALVIGTIMGVVFFKGIAAGPVIASGITFCILRVIELFFKK
- a CDS encoding MarR family winged helix-turn-helix transcriptional regulator, with amino-acid sequence MNSKGTIEIQKCIYFTISKMFRMVNKIAEESFENLGIYPTHAFLMIILKEEKNGLTVNQISEALAIAPSTVTRFVDKLVSKGYVEREKSGKNSFTKITEEGLKVIPELNKAWKRIGDKIEELVGNDEYLRKTGEDFREFTNLLAKDKTYENMIEEFDFWVI
- a CDS encoding DUF4132 domain-containing protein, translating into MVIDYSIPDKLKNSYRMKLSKEKEKLNSESRKFIENALKGTVKTGEYEYEIFALVEIKKKIKNVKNVRLEDIFPKEIYPALDVMIGKYFRELFIEVCEKTVQTPYTKGYYRKMILSSNYRDHLRDMWDILTRFVEFHILELDIMKILKKEYDTKQYGNIDAESYLLAEINRSNKEVIEFLKEMILSDNNTFVLDYTTFRAIFSSNNRELVELVGKLLLAAKLQEGLRQAICETMDGGTAENFDYMFKIVYDNDLLRFSSVKRALATWTGIGEMYADRVSKKEIEIINKLVENPKYADELLKSEDNVEVLLGLWQKGREDVSMAVKAIEKLINTGKRHTVLLASYYLDIIQNPKLSQKIAKKVIQKNPDDLEIYACYSGNLVGNVNTYQIFQRINNGKVKLTDFFENEDEAKEFFGIFENLVKQMTKVRKDFSPCIFPWYSVTLYKVAIADKMAIISLFLKGEYIDKILDYAKFLNYYTKEDILQLVAQKFENENHAKFVIDSLKDGAVTNKAFEIAKKHNLVQKYCKEMEGMLKLKTSEVRKNLINLLYLQKKTAFYESVENLIKTKDVNKRLAAFDLILKAKNEKKDDVKTLKKYVNLVKEPTSSEIVLINEINREEKKAVNEALKYNTDYEPNFENKEFLEEKLDIKKIFTKSIDELLEIVKKLNDLYVKYENYEYKTVYGEEALLSNTFSPIFSSDRKYDYGNQKLEDYPLEEVWREFYKTEIKDFKTLYQLYLFTKERFSAKEYLNYTNEMLGFGANNLIEKIIFEQRKNNDLKHFEVNKGYYYSVGKISQIIHLLINEYKNEEKNKKYCYKFGKTVFSYVYNHLDESKILTKQGKNHWGRDDAKEMYSSIFDNNLIFREAKNNMGYYPNEKEFGEQFILKYEIYKKMYNYIQKKNGELNGELISLYEFAFAVTKGIITKDEFYIEVLNRGNVKDNIRTLCNFIYNNEDSKKNQDEQKVMEFFRTEGQKIIDYILDSEFKRGENPVEYSNTIHQIPIVKGVDNLIKILMALGNEKLERGGYYSYYYSDDSKKSNLSHLLKNSIPDKTDTSELFAKKIKGSKISQQRLIEVAMYAPRWIPLIQKYLGWKGMESACYYFHAHISDVSKNMESLFAKYTPISVEDLAVGAFDIDWFKSAYKELGKKRFEMLYEAAKYVSDGAKHSRARMFADAVQGKLKLKETETKIQDKRNKDLVASYSLIPLKKARDKDLLHRYKFLQKFLKESKQFGAQRRASEAKAFEISLENLSRNAGYSDVIRLIWSMETALINEMQKYFEPKIIDEISVFIKIDEFGQTKTVFEKNGKTLKTMPVKLKKNKYIEEIKEVNKNLKEQYRRSKKMLEEAMEDGTEFYNYEIKNLMENPVISPLLDTLVFKSENNLGYYSDGTLVTVNGEILELEESQVLKIAHALDLYNSGKWSEYQQDLFTKQIKQPFKQIFREIYIKTQDEKGKENSLRYAGHQIQPNKTVAVLKNRRWVADYEEGLQKIYYKNNIIAKIYAMADWFSPSDIEAPTLEWVCFYDRKTFKPMLIDDIPDLIFTEVMRDVDLAVSVAHVGGVDPEASHSTVEMRKAIVEFNLKLFKLKNITFTEKHAIIKGERAEYTVHLGSGVVHQRAGAEINVLPIHSQHRGRIFLPFVDEDPKTAEIMSKIILFAEDTKIKDPFILEQIK